AGAAAATCTTTGAACGGCAGTATTGGTTATTTCGCTGTGAATTTACAGGTAAGAATGCCACTTTAACACACCATCATTATAGATTTAAACAACGAACTACATATTGAAGACATAATATTGGATTTCTTGTGTGCTTTGTAACATAATGGCCAATACAATATACAACGATAACGTGTTGTGAGCTCTAGCTAGCTAGTGTTAGCTACCACCGAACAAAATAGCCTGACTGATTTTAACGTATATGATAGTTTAGGTTCCGTTTCTCTCATGTGGTACGTTGTGTTAATGTACCACAATGACTATAGCGTATAACTAGCTAAATATATGAGTAGTATTGTCCCAACTTATATTATGGGGAAGTTGTTTTAGACTCGACACTCCCACATGTCATGCTAACCGACTATCTACATGTCCTTCCGCTGGCAGGAACAGAAAATGATCGAGGTGGTTTGCAACGATCGCCTGGGCAAGAAAGTCCGGGTCAAGTGCAAGTATCCTTTTTCTAAAACTGTTGAGTTAATCCTGAATAATGTGTTCTGCCACATGTTTATTACCCGAGCCCACGTCCAGCTAACGTGGTCAGCGTGACTTTGATTACAGATACTTATGTATGCCTCCCTCCAAAAATGCTCAACATAAAATATAACAAAGAATACAGACTATAAAGACCTCAAATAATAATGCAGAAGTTAAATAATGGGCACACAATATAtcgtatattaaataatatattttcgtGGTTGACTGGTGTGCAGGAAATGCAAAGTGAATTAATTGCAAATTAAACAGGAATGTAATGAGAAGATGAGATAGGTAATCTTTATCTGATCAATACTCTGAACCCCAAAGATGTTGAGTTTACTAAACGTCTGTAGCCGCTGCGGCATACCAATTAATCACGAGTGCACACTATTCATGTTGTCTTTATAAATAAGAGCACTCTGTAATTCAAGATAACTTCCTCCAAGATCAACACAAATATCCTTCAACTGCTTTTGAAGAACCAGCTAAGgctagatgacatcatgttgacCTGTTTTAGTGAATTATTCCCGGTGCCATCACTTTGCTACTTCCTTAACCGCCATGTTTCAGCTCTGAGGACACTATTGGAGACCTGAAGAAGCTCATTGCTGCTCAGACAGGAACACGCTTTGACAAGATTGTCCTAAAGAAATGGTGAGTGACTTGTCTGGAGTACTGATCATAACAAGTGTGTCTGTGGTCGTCTTCTGTTGGCGGTTAattgttcctcctctgttcccacAGGTATACCATATTCAAGGACCACGTTTCTCTGGGTGACTGTATCCTTTAAGCAATCTTTGCAGGGTGGTTGCTCTCCCTATTGGATGTAGTTGTGCACCAATATAGAATGTATGGGCCAATCATATCAATTATTTTCTGTGTAATTGTTGATACGATAACTAATAACTTTACTCTCACCACTTCCAAAGGAGTAGTCTCAATCAGTCTTTGACATACCATTACTTACTGTAAGAAAAAACCTCCATACTATTAATTGCAATTACAAATTTAGACTGATAACTTTCTAATTTACCAGCGTATAACAAACCTACCAACAACAACCCTAGCCCACAATGCATTGTGCTTCCTTCGCTGAATCCTAACAATTTGAGAAATATCCATGTCCTGCTTTTCATGAATAATCtgaaattctgtttattttcttaaattgGGGTGGAGGTCCAAGGTCTAAAGTATCGTCAACAAATCAATTCAAAATTATTTGCACAAGTAGATGCCATTTTCATAATATATTTGGAAGTTTCATGATATGATTTACCTTTTAAGATCTTTGATAACATGTATTGGATACTTACTCagtctatatagtgatctaGTGGATGTCAGCAGAGATAATGTATTtctaaatgattttttttttctcaaggaGCTTTTGATCATATTAACTAAAGCAATCTTTTACCAAGTAGAACTATTTCATCCGGACCTGTTCTACTTAACCACGACCTCTGCAGATGAAATCCACGATGGGATGAACTTGGAGCTTTACTACCAGTAGACCAGAGGAGGACCGCGGGTCGATGCCGCACCGACGGCCCTCTTCATTGACACACAGAAATGGGAGTGGTCGCCGGAAACCACCGTGATCATCGAAGAGAGCGAGAGCAGTATCCACATAGACATGACATTGATCTCAGTTTTATCGTATGATTTTAGCCCGAAAattgtggaaaataaatattgttttgcagtttttgttttgatattTTGGAATTAAAGAGGATATTTACCTACTTGGAAGGCTTGATTCCATTGTTATAACCAATACTAATTCAGTACATTTATAtctatgtttttatttgattaattttCATCCACAAAGTTGAGAAAGGAACGTTTTAAGTGAAGCTTGATGTCCAACATAAATGAATACCAGTCACTTCCACACAGTGAGGCCTACATCTTAATAATTAAACACCAGTATCAAGTTGGTACTCTGTATCGGCCGATAACCGAAGCCCAGGTATCGGGAATAAAAAAGttggatcggtgcatccctaacaATACATTAAAAGAATTTAAGATTGTTAAAGGTTACTTATTTCTATTTAATTGCAGAAGCTCTATTTGTCATTTTACGCTGGTGTTGATACTTTATATTCGCCCATGACTATTTGGTCAGTTTCCTTTTCCCGTTGTTCCAGTTAAGGTcaactttaataataataacattacattttatatagcgcttctctaaatacccgaagtcgctttacagagtccagtagtcatacacacacacagtcatcccggtggtggtaagctacatcagtagccacagctgccctggggccgaCGTGACGCTTCAGCACGATCTATTTGACAATAGTGTGCTTTCAACTTTGTCCGTAGTTTggaaaagaacctttcaaaaaaTCACGATGGGCCGTTGTTATGCTAAGTGTCACAATGCCGCTATGCAAAAAATAGCCACACCCATAAAGAAACTTTTGTTGTGGAAGAACTTCACTGTCCTGCACAACGCGGGGAACTCAACCCCACCCAAACCTTTTGGGAGGATTGGAACTCCAACCACAAGCCAGGCTTCATCGTGAGAGCCTGGCTTCGGGTcctttggacctggctgggtctgatgccacggccctgctgatgccccgcccactcctcctctctacctccatctgcctgaaggatcatggaggtctggatcgtggtccatgcctactaccaactattcatacactctgtcttactcattgaatgtgttgtaactctaatgactccttctggtcacatgacgtctattcttccgtccatcctggagagggatcctcctgctgctcctgaaggtttcttcacttttgtcCCTGTGAATTTTTTTGTTCCTagtttttgggagtttttcctgatccgatgtgaggtcaaaggtcagggatgtcgtatgtgtacagattgtaaagccctctgaggcaaatttgtgataatgggcgatacaatataaactgaattgaattaaaaaatacCTTTAGCCGGGTACCAAGATGGTGGATATAGCACATTAATGCCCGTTGTGTTGAAATGTGTGGTGGAAAGAGTTTGAgcgcacctttttttttttctctccccctaaTTAGTTGTACGACATGAACCAGGCATTCATCAGATCAGCTGGACAACACTTGTATTCACATCACTAGCCAGTCATTAGATCACAGCTAACAGCCACACTGGTGCATATGGCTTCATGCAATCGATGGAAGTCGGGTATCACAGGGACCTCCACACAATCCGTTTGGGTCTGTACGTCTCCATCAGCAGTATTCAGAGTAGTCCTCCTCCACGTAGTTGGCTGGAAAGAACCCCACCTGGAACAAAGGGGCAGTGCAGGTTAACACCAGCTGACTCAAAACCTGtatgttcattttatttatttatttccaccaGGAGGATAGTGTGATCCAGTGTGTGCGTCAGTGTGTTCTGCTGCAGCAAACCGCATTATATTCTGGGGAagggtaggacatttacatatttcttAGGGGGCAATTGttccccccactgactgaaatccaggggaaattaaaaagaaattaggggcactttttgaaacttgtgaaataacatttaacctttgttcaaaaataataaatctacttattcaggcttacagtatatgagtaattgttataaaaatggcaataataagactaataGGCAGTAATCTagagattaaaagtgttttctttagatttattgaacaaaaaacaaacaaaacataaagcGGACGATCATATTctatgttattcttatttatttgtggttctttatttatttattttaaatgtgaacaacaattaacaattctaacttatttctttgttttttgaataattaaaaattatatttagtgatttttgtgtgtgtacctacatAGTAGAGGCAATAcagataacaaaaacaaaacgcttttACATTATTGAGATTATGAGGATATTTTTTTCGAGTTATTTTTTGTGTTTGCATTGTCCTCACCCGGCCGTACACTTCTCCTTTCCACCAACCACTTTGGCCTTTCTTGGTCAGGATCTTGATCGTGTCTCCTTCCCTCAGCGACAGCTCCGAGCGGTCCCGGGCAGAGAAGTCATACCGGGCCCTCACCACGCCGAAACTCTTCTTGCCGCCTCCTGTCAAGGAAAAGGGCCAACGTTGCAACACAGATGAGCTTCAGAGAATATTAGAGCATTTGATGGGGGACATCGACTTTATTCGATATATTGCCGAGATCGATCAGAAGATCGATACCACCCGTAGGCCGTAATAGTTGGAGGTGACAGGGATGTTACCTCGTGTTGCGTTTGGCGTGGCGTGCGGCGTGTTGTTCGGCGGGTTGCTTTGCTCGGGTTGTTTGTAAGGCGTGCACAGCGTGGTGTCCACATCCTTAAAGTATTCCTTCAGAGAGTTCAGCTGGTAGAACTCAATCATCTCCTACCGCCGGGaaaaaggagacagaagaggatgAGGGGTACAAATAATCATAATACGCTTTATTTGTATggcatttttcaaaataaaggtagCAAAAGACTATTTAGAATAGTTTAAAAGTTATACAACATTGGCTAAATAAGAAACATTTGATATTAATCAAAATTAAACaatataaaatcattaaaataatcattCGGATGAATGTCAAAGAGAATGTATTCTATTCAGGTAAACCCTGTGAAAGCACGtaaagaaaaatgtgtttttaagatGATTTAAAAGAGGTCAAGGAGGTCAAGCAGAGGATGGATGCAGTTTGACAGGAGGGAATAACTTGTAGCGTAAAAGTGCAGTTTTAGTGTGTTTCTTCTTAAACTCACGACTAAACCCTTGAAGGCTTTCTTTTCATTGATGCGGTACAGGCACTCGGTGGACGTGACCTTAATGTGTCGGACGTCCATGTTGAACCtggaagaataaaaagaaggtTGTGAATGAAAGAGAATGTAGTCAAGTGGGAGCTCTAAGATCAATAACATTAAAAAGGCAAAGTTCAGTGTTTGGGGTATTTGAATTATTTGAATCGTGCTTATAGTTTAGTTTGATGTCCtcgaaaaaagaaggaaaactttTCAACTTCCGCAAAGAGAAGTGGCTTTCATATGAGAGCGGGTTTATGTTTATGAGGTACTAGTTCTTTGTGGGAGAGGATGTATCGTCCCGTCTTTGAGAGGAAGTGATACCCGAGCTCTCAGGCGTTTCGTGAAGTCATCATTCAACATCACTGAGTCAGCATGACTTTGGTCATGTGAAGGTCAACATGCATCAGGTGTGTGATTTAAAACTTTAGACATCTGGTTTACAAACAGCTGTTGGCTGCGACCAACAATCACTTTCATTAGCAATTAAACTGAAGATTCTTTTCTTCCATTAATTATTTGGTCTTTAAAATGtcagacaagtgtaaaaaaAACCATTATCAGAGGGCAATGTCTTCAAATAGCTgttaaaaatcaaaatatattatattaattaaaattTTAGACGGAAAAAGACGTACATTGTTATAGTTCTATAGTGCTGGAAaatgattatttaatttaagagaATCGCTACACTTGTTTCAACAGCATTTTAACATGAAGCAACACAGTATGACCGTCTTCACGATAAAATATAGTCATTTAAAAGctgtttcaacaatattataAATAACCACAACGTCTAAAATAAAACGTCACTTTTTAACAACATTTAGCCCAGTTTTAATCTAATATCAAGCCATCTTGATCTCGAATCTGGagacagaaaataaacattCCTCAAGATAAAATGTTCTGAAGCGATAAACCTGCGAAGGCTTACTTGATGCTGATCGCAAACTCTCCTCCACTTTTCTGCCGCACGAGGAATGTTCCATCGGACCGGGACGTCAACAGGTTCTTGGCGGCGGTTCTGTCCATGTTCCCTGCAAACCTTCAAGCACATTGAGGATCAGAACCTTATTAAGTGCTTAAAGCAAGAGTCTGAAcagtacaaataaaataaatagcaaACGTTTCTGTTTTAATAAAAGTTACAatgtttcactttaaagtttttTGAGCACTTACATTTAAATTACTTTATTTAGGATTTCAAGGGTAAAAATACATGAGCAGTAGTTAATAACACAGTATAATGTTACTGTTTGCTGATATAATATTATTTCTAACTTCCTCATATAGAcatgaacattattattattatatattattattaataaacataTCATTAAAACGGTATTATTCTCTATTATTGCTCATTATCTCTTCATCCACCAACCTCCACTTGTAGTTGTTGACAGAGTAACAAATACTTATACTTACAACTATGTTATacaatatgtattaactatttATGGACTGATTATAAATGTAAGTAGGGATACTTTaactaaagtgtttttttcattttcatgaaGTTGACTGCTGCAGTTTTTAGCGATCAGAAAGTAACTTAGTTTTTTAGTTTTATTCCAGTGTCATATCTGATGTTGCCACCAGGCGGCACTAAAGTAACTCATTTTAAATCAACTACATGGATACTTAACCTTTTTAACCCCAGCTTTTTTTAGGCTTTTGCTCGAAAAAAAGATACGCAAACTAAAAAAAGAGTGTATCTCCTCCACCTCAAGGGCTATTTGAAAAATGTTTGCGTTAGAataaaagtaaacacttgtGAGAATActccagatgtgtaaatatcagcctatatgttactggttaaagCAGTTTTGGATGTATGAATTCATCTTTAGTTATTCATCAACTCAAGAGGACTGAAACAAATaacaatgaatgaaataaaataaaaataataatatatatataaacagcttGTGAAGACGCAGATGTCATTTAAAAGCATTTAATTATCTAGTTCTGCTATTGTGGCTCTTTGGGTTTTCTGCATCAGCTCTGTGGTCTTAATAATTATTTCCTGCATTACGGGAAGAATTACAGCCATGAGGTTAACGAGGTTTGGTGAGCAAGTCATGGGACCGACTTCTTGTTGATACTCACCAGCTGAAGCccgacaggtcagaggtcagcctcTGGGAAAGGGTGAGATCACACAGAGGGCAGACTTCAAACACAGGGCTGCAGTCACTTGGATGTTAACTTCAAATACCACCTTAACTGAACATGCCtgccatttgtttgttttcttgtgcTCAGCTCTATGAAAACTTTGCTTTAttagaaataaaattaaaagtttttttttttttttacagcacttCATTCAGGAGCTCATGTCGCCTCGTGCTTTTCGTACTCACGGAGATGTAGGGCTGCACCTTTTGGCTGGGGAACCATCCCATGTGACCGACTGTCAGGTTCCTTCCCtgagtgacacacacaacagccaATCACGTGTCTGCACCGGCGACACCCAGCAGTCAACGCGACAGACACATGAATAATAAGATCAAGTAACTTCTGAACAAATCACCACCCATAATGTCGACTTTctttctcataattatgagtaaTCATGGGGATATTTTAACACCACAGCTCCATTTttatcttctttctttcttcttttactgCTGGAAATGGGCTTCCATAGTCATCTGTCTTTTTATGTAGTGTTTATGGACGCTGCCATATTAACCAGCATTAAggaggttaaataaataaataaagataagataagataatcctttattagtcccacagtggaggaatttcaggatcacagcagcgggtgcacattagagcattaatacaaataacaacGAGCGcctggagggaggaagtggAACGAGATACAGAGAGGaaaatgacaaaaaagagaCTGAAAGAGAGCAAAGCATTTCACACCGACACCAGAaccacaggaagcagcagggcCTGAACACACAACTGAATAAGGTGTgacatcacccccccccacccccatgtgacagtgtgtatgcgtgcgtttttttttttaacgctacCTCCCACCACGTCATGTCAGCATCCGCCCGGGTCAGCTCAACGATGTCACCTTTGGAGAGGTGGAGCGGTTGGCCGAAGCCCACGGGGGGCGGAGGCAGGCCGTAGTACTCTTGACACACCTCCATCTTGGGAAATTctgagtgaggaagaggaagaggagacgttGAGATTTTGCAAGACCTTCAAGGAAACATGAAGGAGGTTGTTTTGGAGAGGAAACATAACATAACACATCTatcaaaaaaatgtataaaaaacattatatcttttatatttcagaacaaaaaagggaaacaaatcCGTCATGTgaagacatgtgacatgtgacatatgacagATCGAGTTATGCGACTCCAGAAAATCCGATTGCACCCCCGGAAGTCGTGGAAATGAGACCCCAGGTCTGTTTCCCACTCTACACCAATATTCAAGATAACAATAGataatattcaatatattttttgaaaggtaacagggGCCATATGGAGCTTATAATAtaaaagataaaataataatatataatataatatatgtaatatgtcTTATTGAATCTCTGCAAGCCCACTGCGAGTGGTCTTCTTCATTGCATGCATCACCCTCCCATTTCTGTGAGAATTTGGTTGCGTCATATTCATCAAacgattaaaataattaataaaaaggCCTCAATTTTAAACGTCTCTAGGGAGTTAAAATTGAAGATAAAATGTTTCTCACCAACGCCGGAATGTCCAGAGGACCTCtgtgttttattctgaaaggaACAAAAGACAAAAACCCAATTGGAGGAATAAATATTAAAGCGGCATTAAAATGAACGTGTGAAATATTGTGCCGGGAGGGGAAAGAAGTCCAACTCGGGCTTATTCACCACCTCGACCCGGATAAAATAAAACTTCCACAATGTCAACGATGAATGCAAATACCTTCCTCAGAGTCCCAGCATGATCTGCAATATAGAGGAGCCATTTTAATTTGAGAGAAGTGATAATTACGATAATTAGAaatactgaacacacacacacacacacacacacatatatatagacctGGGTTTCGTCCGCAGACAGGCACTCTTCCCAAACACTCTTTATGTGCAGCCATTTTACAGCGAGTGCAGCGATAGCCCTGGAAAAAGATCCCTCTGCagaagacagacggagagattCAAATGGGGGAAAAGAAATGAGAGCTGCGAGAGTTAGTCGAAGTACCTCAAGAGCATCGAGCAGGCCTTGCAGGAGGCGGTTTCCTCGAAGCAGTGCATCTGGAAGTCGTGGTTGTTGGCCGTGGCGTTATCGGGACACATATTCGACCTGCAGACAAGAAGTACAACGGTTTTAACAGCTTTTGGACGGGGGTTCACAGAGCTGGTTTCAAGAAAGTAAAACGTTTTATTGTTGCCCTCTGCCAAGGAAGCATCGCTTTGGTATTCCTGAGACTGAagacaccagcagcagcagcagcagcagcagaaatctacacaacatgtacatttCCTATAGTGTTGCGCAACCATCAGAGACGCAGCACATGGCCATGCAGCTCAGATTTTGCAAGTCAGTGTCAGTCAACAGCAGCGAGCTTCACCCCCAATTCACCTCTGTTTCTATTCTGAGGGGATTCACACGCACTGATAATGGAGATAATGCAATATTTGACTAACTTCAAACTGTTTTTGGTCCGTCAGATCTCAACTCCTGAGGGAGATATCTTACGTCTGgtgtcattgtattatatttgttagtgtgtgtgtatatatacaggactgtctcagaaaattagaatattgtgataaagttctttattttctgtaatgcaattaaaaaaacaaaaatgtcatgcattctggattcattacaaatcaactgaaatattgcaagccttttattcttttaatattgctgattatggcttacagcttaagaaaactctaaaatcctatctcataaaattttaatatttcctcagaccaagtaaaaaaaaagatttataacagctgagtgtttgtcaaggctcaggaaacccttgcaggtgtttgagttaattagacaattcaagtgatttgtttaataccctactagtatactttttcatgatattctaatatttagagataggatatttgagttttcttaagctgtaagccataatcagcaataaatcagaataaaaggcttgcaatatttcagttgatttgtaatgaatccagaatgcatgacatttttgtttttttaattgcattacagaaaataaagaacttcatcacaatattctaattttctgagacagtcctgtatatatacatatatgtttcattttatatacatatatatatacttcattttgtattttatattttacttgtatacatctatatctttcatccctgttttttatattttatattttatattttattctcgtttgtttagtttattggtgctgctactgtgatgacaaatttccccttggggattaataaagtatatatctatctatctatctatctatacttCTGTGTTCACGTTACACGTGTTCATTTCATCCATTATTACTGTAAACATATTGATTATAGAAGACTGTCCAATCACTAAGCATCTCCAAAACGACACATCATCGGAGGCTAAAGTACTAAATGACTCCTCAAAAGTTTTCCCTTTATTCTGATTACATGCCATAAttgagtgtgtgtatttataactCACAGAGCCATCTCAAACTGTTCCAGCCATTTCCTCTTCAGCTCTCTGGTTTTGAAGAACACGTCGTAGCCACAGCGCCCGTTGCAGTCCAGCAGCAGGAACAAATAGGACCActgttcacaaacacacaccccgtTAGAGCCGGACACACGGGCTACACACGTCTGCTAcacggtagagagagagagagagagagagaccttcttGTTGTCCTTTTCTCCTGCGGTTTCGTCTCGTATCTGGTAGAACTGCAGCTCAA
The nucleotide sequence above comes from Pseudoliparis swirei isolate HS2019 ecotype Mariana Trench chromosome 24, NWPU_hadal_v1, whole genome shotgun sequence. Encoded proteins:
- the ubl5 gene encoding ubiquitin-like protein 5, whose amino-acid sequence is MIEVVCNDRLGKKVRVKCNSEDTIGDLKKLIAAQTGTRFDKIVLKKWYTIFKDHVSLGDYEIHDGMNLELYYQ